One Paraburkholderia agricolaris DNA segment encodes these proteins:
- the hpnD gene encoding presqualene diphosphate synthase HpnD codes for MAVSNLVVDDTEIDAAAATSGSSFYLAMRILPAAQRDAMYQVYAFCRAVDDIADSDLPRAERAAALERWRADIDACYAGAPRASLRALTRHIHTFHLQREDFHAMIDGMAMDAAADICAPDEATLDLYCDRVASAAGRLSVRIFGMQEEPGHLLAHHLGRALQLTNILRDIDEDAGINRCYLPHELLAREGIAVTSPTQIADDPSLPRICATLAERAKEHFAASDAIMDREPRNHVRAPRIMSGVYRVLLERTLERGFDIPRTKVSKPKLRMLWIVARYALF; via the coding sequence TTGGCTGTTTCCAATCTTGTCGTGGACGATACAGAAATCGACGCCGCTGCCGCCACGTCCGGCAGCTCGTTTTATCTCGCGATGCGCATCCTGCCGGCCGCGCAGCGCGATGCGATGTATCAGGTCTACGCCTTTTGCCGCGCTGTCGACGATATCGCCGACAGCGATCTGCCGCGCGCCGAACGCGCCGCCGCGCTCGAGCGCTGGCGCGCCGACATCGACGCGTGCTATGCCGGCGCACCGCGCGCGTCCTTGCGCGCGCTGACGCGGCACATTCATACGTTTCACCTGCAACGCGAAGATTTTCACGCGATGATCGACGGCATGGCGATGGATGCCGCCGCCGACATTTGCGCCCCCGACGAGGCTACGCTCGACCTGTACTGCGACCGGGTCGCCAGTGCGGCGGGCCGTCTATCGGTGAGGATATTCGGGATGCAGGAAGAGCCGGGCCATCTGCTCGCGCACCATCTGGGCCGCGCGTTGCAACTGACCAATATCCTGCGCGACATCGACGAAGACGCCGGCATCAACCGCTGCTACCTGCCGCACGAATTGCTGGCGCGCGAGGGCATCGCCGTGACGAGCCCCACGCAGATCGCCGACGATCCGTCGCTGCCGCGTATTTGCGCCACGCTCGCCGAGCGGGCCAAGGAACATTTCGCCGCTTCCGACGCGATCATGGATCGCGAGCCGCGCAACCACGTGCGTGCGCCGCGCATCATGTCGGGTGTCTATCGCGTGCTGCTCGAACGAACGCTCGAGCGCGGTTTCGATATTCCGCGTACGAAGGTCAGCAAGCCGAAACTGCGCATGCTGTGGATCGTCGCGCGTTACGCGCTCTTCTGA
- a CDS encoding MlaA family lipoprotein, whose amino-acid sequence MKLRTTVLALAATGLISGCATGPDRKPGDPFEPANRVIFKFNDGLDRFVAVPVAKGYQKVTPQPLRTAVSNFFSNLGDLTNAANNLLQLKITDATEDIVRFAFNSTFGLGGLLDWATPAGLPKHHQDFGLTLGHWGIPSGPYLVLPLFGPSTVRDSMGLVVDVKFNPLNYIEPAVRNPLYVLQFVSVRSDLLGASSLLEQAALDKYSFVRDAYTQQRKARLRGTSDNAAPLPNYDDEGGDSGAAAPAKGASGASGAATGVPNYTDPGDAAEAPNAASGSATGAPAGVPNYTDPGDTPSAPAAAPAAASGATPAVPATQ is encoded by the coding sequence ATGAAGCTGCGAACCACCGTGCTGGCGCTGGCCGCCACCGGTCTGATCTCTGGCTGCGCGACCGGCCCCGACCGCAAACCGGGCGACCCGTTCGAGCCGGCCAACCGCGTGATTTTCAAGTTCAACGACGGTTTGGACCGCTTCGTCGCCGTTCCGGTCGCCAAGGGATACCAGAAAGTGACGCCGCAGCCCTTGCGCACCGCGGTCAGCAACTTCTTCTCGAATCTGGGCGACCTGACGAACGCCGCCAACAACCTGTTGCAACTGAAGATCACGGACGCGACGGAAGACATCGTGCGCTTCGCGTTCAACTCGACCTTTGGCCTTGGCGGTCTGCTCGACTGGGCGACGCCGGCCGGCTTGCCGAAGCACCACCAGGACTTTGGTTTGACGCTGGGCCACTGGGGCATCCCGTCCGGCCCGTACCTTGTGTTGCCGCTATTCGGTCCGAGCACGGTGCGTGACAGCATGGGTCTGGTGGTGGATGTGAAGTTCAACCCGCTGAACTACATCGAGCCGGCGGTACGCAATCCGCTGTACGTGCTGCAATTCGTGAGCGTACGTTCCGACTTGCTGGGCGCATCCAGCCTGCTGGAGCAGGCTGCGCTGGACAAGTATTCATTTGTCCGCGACGCCTATACGCAGCAGCGCAAAGCGCGGCTGCGCGGCACAAGCGACAACGCCGCCCCGCTCCCGAACTACGACGACGAGGGTGGCGACTCCGGCGCGGCCGCGCCCGCCAAGGGCGCTTCGGGCGCATCAGGTGCAGCCACCGGCGTACCCAACTACACGGACCCAGGCGACGCCGCCGAGGCCCCGAACGCCGCGTCAGGAAGCGCCACAGGCGCCCCGGCAGGCGTACCGAACTACACGGACCCGGGCGACACACCAAGCGCCCCAGCGGCCGCGCCCGCAGCAGCGTCGGGCGCAACGCCTGCGGTACCGGCGACACAGTAA
- a CDS encoding MMPL family transporter codes for MLKSSIVRLVAYSVRHPLRIIALSVVLAILSGIYVAHNFKINTDISRLIETDKQWSSLENAMDTAFPDRGDTVLVVVEARAPEFADAAANVLTAALKADSKEFVAVSQPAGGPFFEHNGLLFPSTDEVLSTTSQLVQSRPLVNALAHDPSLTGLAGTLTTSLLLPLQLGQVKLADMSHLLSQSATTLDRVLAGQPAAFSWRALVDKGVATDPARAFVTVQPVVNYDALEPGASASKAIRATAASLHLDTRYGATVRLTGQQPLADEEFASVQDGAVLNGIGTFIVVLVILWLALRSGRMILAVFITLFVGLAITAALGLLMVGALNMISVAFMVLFVGLGVDFGVQFGVKYREERNRDDRLSAALMHTAHSIGVPLTLAAVAVALSFFSFLPTAYRGVSELGEIAGVGMFVAYFTNMTLLPALLKVFNPPGEAASPGFKQLAPVDDFLDHHRKPVLIGTLIVVIGATPLLTHLRFDFNPLHLKDPHTESMATLLSLKDSPEAAVNNVHVLAPTLADADQKAAHLRTLPEVGRVTTLDTFVPAEQQQKLMLIASAAQQLLPALQQQPAPQATDAVRVAALKRASNQLSLAADDHPGPGAAEAKHLSATLQKLAAADAATRDRAETAMSEPLRIALKQLADLLQPTEITRDNLPKEIAKDWVSKDGHALVDIAPKVKPGVDPNDDAMLARFAHAVKKAEPGAIGGPISILHSADTIIKAFLQAACWALLSIAILLWIALRRLSDMLRTLVPLLVSALVTLELCVVFGMPLNFANIIALPLMLGVGVAFKIYFVMAWRHGQTSLLQSSLTHAVLFSAATTATAFGSLWLSHHPGTSSMGRLLALSLFCTLIGAVVFQPVLMGKPRQRRGKQKGI; via the coding sequence ATGCTGAAGTCATCTATCGTCCGTCTCGTCGCCTATTCGGTGCGCCATCCGTTACGGATCATCGCCCTGTCAGTCGTGCTCGCCATATTGAGCGGCATCTACGTCGCCCATAACTTCAAGATCAACACGGACATCAGCCGTCTCATCGAGACCGACAAGCAATGGTCGTCGCTCGAAAACGCCATGGACACGGCCTTTCCCGACCGGGGCGACACGGTGCTGGTAGTGGTCGAAGCCCGCGCGCCGGAGTTTGCCGATGCCGCCGCCAATGTGCTGACGGCCGCGCTCAAAGCCGATTCCAAGGAGTTCGTCGCAGTGTCGCAGCCTGCCGGCGGCCCCTTCTTCGAACACAATGGCCTGCTGTTCCCGTCGACCGATGAAGTCCTCTCGACCACTTCGCAACTCGTCCAGTCGCGTCCGCTCGTCAATGCACTTGCGCACGATCCGAGCCTGACCGGCCTCGCCGGCACGCTCACCACGAGTCTGTTGCTGCCGCTCCAGCTTGGGCAGGTGAAGTTGGCCGACATGAGCCATTTGCTGTCGCAAAGCGCCACCACGCTCGACCGCGTGCTGGCTGGCCAGCCGGCGGCGTTCTCGTGGCGTGCGCTGGTCGACAAGGGTGTTGCCACGGATCCGGCGCGCGCCTTCGTCACGGTGCAGCCGGTTGTGAACTACGACGCGCTGGAGCCGGGCGCGAGCGCGTCGAAAGCGATCCGTGCCACCGCCGCCTCGCTGCATCTCGATACGCGCTACGGCGCCACGGTCCGTCTGACCGGCCAACAGCCGCTCGCGGATGAAGAATTCGCGTCGGTCCAGGACGGCGCCGTGCTCAACGGCATCGGCACCTTCATCGTCGTGCTGGTCATTCTCTGGCTGGCGCTGCGCTCGGGCCGCATGATCCTCGCCGTGTTCATCACGCTGTTCGTGGGGCTTGCGATCACCGCGGCGCTCGGCCTGCTGATGGTCGGCGCGCTCAATATGATTTCGGTCGCCTTTATGGTGCTGTTCGTCGGGCTCGGGGTCGATTTCGGCGTGCAGTTCGGCGTCAAATACCGTGAGGAGCGCAATCGGGACGACCGCCTTTCCGCCGCCCTGATGCATACCGCGCACAGCATCGGCGTGCCGCTGACGCTCGCGGCCGTGGCGGTCGCGCTGAGCTTCTTCTCGTTCCTGCCGACGGCTTATCGCGGCGTGTCGGAATTGGGCGAGATCGCCGGCGTCGGCATGTTCGTCGCGTACTTCACCAACATGACGCTGCTGCCGGCGCTGCTGAAGGTCTTCAACCCGCCGGGCGAAGCCGCTTCCCCCGGCTTCAAGCAACTCGCCCCCGTCGACGATTTCCTCGATCATCATCGCAAGCCGGTGCTGATCGGCACGCTGATCGTCGTGATCGGCGCCACGCCGTTGCTCACGCATTTGCGTTTCGACTTCAACCCTTTGCATCTGAAAGACCCGCATACGGAATCGATGGCGACGCTGCTGTCGCTGAAAGATTCGCCGGAAGCGGCGGTCAACAACGTGCACGTGCTGGCGCCGACGCTGGCGGATGCGGACCAGAAGGCCGCACATCTGCGCACGCTGCCGGAAGTAGGCCGCGTGACCACGCTCGACACCTTCGTTCCGGCCGAGCAGCAGCAAAAGCTGATGCTGATTGCGAGTGCCGCGCAGCAGCTCTTGCCCGCGCTGCAGCAACAGCCAGCGCCTCAAGCCACGGACGCGGTGCGCGTCGCCGCATTGAAGCGCGCGTCGAACCAGCTCTCGCTCGCCGCCGACGATCACCCGGGCCCGGGCGCCGCCGAAGCCAAGCATCTGTCCGCCACGCTGCAGAAGCTGGCCGCCGCCGACGCCGCCACGCGCGACCGCGCCGAAACCGCGATGTCCGAGCCGCTGCGCATCGCGTTGAAGCAACTGGCGGATCTGTTGCAGCCGACCGAGATTACGCGCGACAACCTGCCCAAGGAGATCGCCAAGGACTGGGTTTCGAAAGACGGCCATGCGCTCGTCGACATTGCGCCGAAGGTCAAACCCGGTGTCGATCCGAACGACGACGCGATGCTCGCCCGCTTCGCCCACGCGGTGAAGAAGGCGGAACCGGGCGCGATCGGCGGACCGATCTCGATCCTGCATTCCGCGGACACGATCATCAAGGCCTTCCTGCAGGCTGCCTGCTGGGCCTTGCTGTCGATCGCGATCCTGCTGTGGATTGCGTTGCGGCGGCTTAGCGATATGCTGCGCACGCTGGTTCCGTTGCTGGTATCGGCGCTGGTGACATTGGAGTTGTGCGTGGTGTTCGGCATGCCGCTGAACTTCGCGAACATCATTGCGTTACCGCTGATGCTCGGCGTGGGCGTAGCATTCAAGATTTACTTCGTCATGGCGTGGCGCCACGGGCAGACTAGCCTTTTGCAGTCGAGCCTTACGCATGCCGTATTGTTCAGCGCGGCGACCACGGCGACGGCGTTCGGCAGCCTCTGGCTATCGCACCATCCGGGCACGTCGAGTATGGGGCGCTTGCTGGCACTCTCATTGTTTTGCACACTGATCGGCGCGGTGGTGTTCCAACCCGTGCTGATGGGCAAGCCGCGCCAACGTCGCGGAAAGCAGAAAGGAATCTAG
- the hpnE gene encoding hydroxysqualene dehydroxylase HpnE — MPKLIHVIGAGLAGLAAAVQLQRRGAQVVLHEAASEAGGRCRSYYDAQLGATLDSGNHMVLSGNTATLNYVRAIGAADELVGPAQPEYPFVDLATQARWTVRMSPGLLPWWIFDANARVPNTGPSDYLTLLPLLFAKPARTVAHTMRCNGPLWDRLLRPLFLAMLNVEPREASAELTGAMVRETLIAGGLACRPLMARNGLSSAFVDPALRLLQHGGAAIRLGSRLQNMVFADTGPARVSALNFADESIALDANQAVVLAVPPDIAQTLVPGLRSPARFAANVSVHFAVEPPFGMAPVTGLLNATADWLFAFEGRVSVTVNAAERLLDTAHEALAKTVWAEVAQAANLAVEPMPAWQVVTEPRAMFAALPDQETLRPGTRTRWNNLMLAGDWTATGLPATIEGAIRSGQKAADTLLNQPMERR, encoded by the coding sequence ATGCCGAAGCTCATCCATGTGATCGGCGCCGGCCTCGCCGGCCTGGCCGCAGCGGTGCAATTGCAGCGCCGCGGCGCGCAAGTCGTGCTGCATGAGGCGGCGTCCGAGGCGGGTGGCCGTTGCCGTTCGTATTACGACGCCCAGCTGGGCGCGACCCTCGATAGCGGCAATCACATGGTGCTGTCGGGCAATACCGCCACGCTCAATTATGTGCGCGCGATCGGCGCCGCCGACGAACTGGTCGGCCCGGCGCAGCCCGAATATCCGTTCGTGGATCTGGCGACGCAGGCGCGCTGGACCGTACGCATGTCGCCGGGCCTTCTGCCCTGGTGGATCTTCGACGCGAACGCGCGTGTGCCCAATACCGGCCCGAGCGACTATCTGACGCTGCTGCCGCTGCTGTTCGCCAAGCCCGCGCGCACCGTCGCGCACACCATGCGCTGCAATGGTCCGCTGTGGGACCGTTTGCTGCGGCCGCTGTTTCTCGCGATGCTCAATGTCGAGCCGCGTGAAGCGTCGGCGGAGCTGACGGGTGCGATGGTCAGGGAAACGCTTATTGCCGGCGGTCTCGCGTGCCGGCCGCTGATGGCGCGCAATGGGTTGAGCAGTGCTTTTGTCGACCCGGCGCTGCGTCTGTTGCAGCATGGCGGCGCGGCAATCCGGCTCGGCTCGCGCTTGCAGAATATGGTGTTTGCCGATACTGGCCCAGCGCGCGTCTCGGCACTGAATTTCGCGGACGAAAGCATCGCGCTCGACGCGAACCAGGCCGTGGTGCTCGCGGTGCCGCCGGACATTGCTCAGACGCTCGTGCCCGGCTTGCGCTCACCCGCTCGCTTCGCGGCAAACGTTAGTGTGCATTTTGCCGTCGAGCCGCCGTTCGGTATGGCACCGGTCACGGGACTGCTCAATGCAACGGCCGACTGGCTATTCGCCTTCGAGGGCCGCGTGTCGGTCACCGTCAACGCCGCCGAGCGTCTGCTCGACACAGCGCACGAAGCGCTCGCGAAAACCGTCTGGGCCGAAGTGGCTCAGGCCGCCAATCTGGCGGTCGAGCCGATGCCGGCCTGGCAGGTCGTGACGGAACCACGCGCGATGTTTGCCGCTTTGCCGGATCAGGAAACGCTGCGCCCCGGCACGCGCACTCGCTGGAACAATTTGATGCTCGCGGGCGACTGGACGGCTACCGGCCTGCCCGCGACGATTGAAGGGGCGATCCGCTCCGGCCAGAAGGCCGCGGACACGCTGCTGAATCAACCGATGGAACGCCGATGA
- a CDS encoding phosphorylase: MTFSTTPAAGIGHGALPVIVVTGMAFEARIARGNGVEVVYAARADLLERALSAAVARGCSGIVSFGTAGGLAPDLAPGTLIVAEAVEGPFGRLETDRPWADRLAAALSTGPLAARLRRGLMAVVTAPLVSADDKGVLHRSTGALAVDMESHIAGATAAAHGLPFAVCRAIVDPAWRTLPSAATAGLRDDGTTALGPILRELLRQPSQLGALIQVAVDARAARTSLVQARHAMGEAGVLRLAAA; this comes from the coding sequence ATGACGTTTTCGACAACGCCGGCAGCCGGCATCGGCCACGGCGCGTTGCCGGTGATCGTGGTGACGGGGATGGCGTTTGAGGCGCGCATCGCGCGCGGCAACGGTGTTGAGGTGGTCTACGCGGCGCGCGCCGATCTGCTTGAGCGGGCGTTGAGCGCAGCGGTCGCGCGCGGTTGCTCGGGGATTGTCAGTTTCGGTACGGCGGGTGGTTTGGCGCCCGATCTGGCGCCGGGCACGCTGATCGTTGCGGAGGCTGTCGAGGGGCCATTTGGGCGGCTCGAGACCGACCGGCCATGGGCCGACAGGCTCGCCGCCGCGTTATCGACAGGACCGCTCGCGGCACGTTTGCGACGCGGCCTGATGGCGGTCGTGACCGCGCCTTTAGTCAGCGCCGACGACAAGGGCGTGCTGCATCGCTCGACGGGCGCTTTGGCCGTTGATATGGAATCGCACATTGCCGGCGCCACGGCCGCCGCGCATGGGCTGCCGTTTGCGGTGTGCCGCGCGATTGTCGATCCGGCGTGGCGGACGTTGCCTTCGGCTGCAACGGCGGGCTTGCGTGACGATGGCACGACGGCGCTAGGACCGATTTTGCGGGAGCTGCTGCGGCAGCCGTCGCAGCTCGGAGCGCTGATTCAGGTCGCGGTCGATGCGCGGGCGGCGCGGACCTCGCTGGTGCAGGCGCGGCATGCGATGGGCGAGGCGGGGGTTTTGCGGTTGGCGGCTGCCTGA
- the shc gene encoding squalene--hopene cyclase: MNDLSQAQPLDAVLPEFADAAPNVPNVPNLMPDAASAAAPQAVATSLDASITRATDAILAAQNPDGHWVYELEADATIPAEYVLLVHYLGETPNLELEQKIARYLRRIQQVDGGWPLFTDGALDISASVKAYFALKMIGDSPDAEHMVRAREAILANGGAETVNVFTRILLALFGVVSWRAVPMMPVEIMLLPEWFPFHLSKVSYWARTVIVPLLVLNAKRPVARNPRRVRIDELFRGAPVNTGMRERAPHQHQGWFRFFSGVDVMLRMVDGLFPKVTRDRSVREAVRFVDERLNGEDGLGAIFPAMANSVMMYDVLGYPADHPNRAIARQSIEKLLVIKDDEAYCQPCLSPVWDTSLAAHALLETGEAHAEQAAERGLAWLRPLQILDVRGDWISRRPNVRPGGWAFQYNNAHYPDVDDTAVVAMAMQRSAALTQSDVDREAIARAREWVVGMQSSDGGWGAFEPENTQYYLNNIPFSDHGALLDPPTADVSGRCLSMLAQLGEFPKSSEPAQRAFDYMLKEQESDGSWYGRWGLNYIYGTWTALCSLNAAGLPHDDPRMKRAAQWLLSIQNEDGGWGEGGESYKLDYRGYERAPSTASQTAWALMGLMAAGEVNHEAVARGVEYLQREQREHGLWDETRFTATGFPRVFYLRYHGYRKFFPLWALARFRHLKRNGLTRVAVGM, translated from the coding sequence ATGAACGACTTATCTCAAGCTCAGCCGCTGGACGCCGTCCTGCCTGAATTCGCCGATGCGGCGCCGAATGTGCCGAATGTGCCGAACCTGATGCCGGATGCCGCATCCGCTGCCGCGCCGCAAGCGGTCGCGACTTCGCTCGATGCCTCGATCACGCGCGCCACCGACGCGATCCTCGCCGCACAGAATCCGGACGGCCACTGGGTCTACGAACTCGAAGCCGACGCGACGATTCCCGCCGAATACGTGCTCCTCGTCCACTATCTCGGCGAGACGCCGAACCTGGAACTGGAGCAGAAGATCGCCCGCTATCTGCGCCGCATCCAGCAGGTGGACGGCGGCTGGCCGCTCTTCACCGACGGCGCGCTCGATATCAGCGCCAGCGTGAAGGCGTACTTCGCACTGAAAATGATCGGCGACTCGCCGGATGCCGAGCACATGGTTCGCGCCCGCGAGGCGATTCTGGCGAACGGCGGCGCGGAAACGGTGAACGTGTTTACGCGGATTCTGCTCGCGCTGTTCGGCGTGGTGTCCTGGCGCGCCGTGCCGATGATGCCCGTGGAAATCATGCTGTTGCCGGAGTGGTTCCCGTTCCATCTGTCGAAGGTGTCGTACTGGGCGCGTACGGTGATCGTGCCGCTGCTGGTGCTGAACGCGAAGCGGCCGGTGGCGCGCAATCCCCGTCGGGTGCGTATCGACGAACTGTTCCGCGGCGCGCCGGTGAACACCGGCATGCGCGAGCGGGCGCCGCATCAGCATCAGGGCTGGTTCCGCTTCTTCAGCGGGGTGGACGTGATGTTGCGCATGGTCGACGGCCTGTTCCCCAAGGTGACGCGCGACCGCTCGGTGCGCGAGGCGGTACGCTTTGTCGACGAACGGCTGAACGGCGAAGACGGCCTCGGCGCGATTTTCCCGGCCATGGCGAACTCGGTGATGATGTATGACGTGCTCGGCTATCCGGCCGATCATCCGAACCGCGCGATTGCCCGTCAGTCGATCGAAAAGCTGCTGGTTATCAAGGATGACGAAGCATATTGCCAGCCCTGCCTGTCGCCGGTGTGGGACACCTCGCTCGCGGCACACGCGCTGCTCGAAACCGGCGAAGCGCACGCCGAGCAAGCGGCTGAACGCGGGCTCGCATGGCTGCGTCCGCTGCAGATTCTCGACGTGCGCGGCGACTGGATTTCGCGCCGTCCGAATGTGCGTCCTGGCGGCTGGGCGTTCCAGTACAACAACGCGCACTATCCGGACGTCGACGATACGGCGGTCGTGGCGATGGCAATGCAGCGCTCGGCGGCGCTGACGCAATCGGATGTGGATCGTGAAGCCATTGCGCGGGCGCGCGAATGGGTGGTCGGCATGCAAAGCAGCGATGGCGGCTGGGGCGCGTTCGAACCGGAAAACACGCAGTACTACCTGAACAACATTCCGTTCTCCGATCATGGCGCGTTGCTCGATCCGCCAACCGCGGATGTCTCGGGCCGCTGCCTGTCGATGCTCGCGCAACTCGGCGAATTTCCGAAGAGCAGCGAACCGGCGCAGCGGGCGTTCGATTACATGCTGAAGGAACAGGAATCGGACGGCAGCTGGTACGGCCGCTGGGGTCTGAACTACATCTACGGCACGTGGACCGCGCTATGTTCGCTGAACGCAGCAGGTTTGCCGCACGACGACCCGCGCATGAAGCGCGCCGCGCAGTGGCTCCTGTCGATCCAGAACGAAGACGGCGGCTGGGGTGAGGGCGGCGAAAGCTACAAGCTCGACTATCGCGGCTACGAGCGCGCGCCGAGCACCGCTTCGCAAACCGCGTGGGCACTGATGGGCCTGATGGCGGCGGGCGAGGTCAATCACGAGGCGGTGGCGCGCGGCGTCGAGTATTTGCAGCGCGAACAGCGCGAGCACGGCCTGTGGGATGAAACGCGTTTCACGGCGACGGGGTTCCCGCGCGTGTTCTATCTGCGTTATCACGGCTATCGCAAGTTCTTCCCGTTGTGGGCATTGGCCCGTTTCCGTCATCTGAAACGCAACGGGCTGACGCGCGTCGCGGTCGGGATGTAA